A window of the Capricornis sumatraensis isolate serow.1 chromosome 9, serow.2, whole genome shotgun sequence genome harbors these coding sequences:
- the CIRBP gene encoding cold-inducible RNA-binding protein isoform X1 — MASDEGKLFVGGLSFDTNEQSLEQVFSKYGQISEVVVVKDRETQRSRGFGFVTFENIDDAKDAMMAMNGKSVDGRQIRVDQAGKSSDNRSRGYRGGSAGGRGFFRGGRGRGRGFSRGGGDRGYGGSRFESRSGGYGGSRDYYSSRSQGGGYDRSSGGSYRDSYDSYGKWCSMGWWWEFSAPRCALPFSIRAGYSADPIRDKTALSGLRATSDQGEKGDPGPPSRVGRQRPCVWATATLGCGGVGCS; from the exons ATGGCATCAGATGAGGGCAAGCTTTTCGTCGGAGGGCTGAGTTTTGACACCAATGAGCAGTCACTGGAGCAGGTCTTCTCAAAGTATGGACAGATATCTGAAG TGGTGGTCGTGAAAGACAGGGAGACCCAGCGATCCAGGGGCTTTGGGTTTGTCACCTTTGAAAACATCGACGATGCCAAGGACGCCATGATGGCTATGAATGGGAAG TCTGTGGATGGGCGGCAGATCCGGGTGGACCAGGCAGGCAAGTCATCTGATAACCGATCCCGTGGATACCGAGGTGGTTCTGCTGGAGGCCGGGGCTTCTTCCgtgggggccggggccggggccgtgGTTTCTCCAGAG GAGGTGGGGACCGCGGCTATGGGGGGAGCAGGTTCGAGTCCAGGAGTGGGGGCTATGGAGGCTCCAGAGACTACTACAGCAG CCGGAGTCAGGGTGGCGGGTACGACCGGAGCTCTGGCGGGTCCTACAGAGATAGCTACGACAGTTATGGTAAGTGGTGCTCCATGGGCTGGTGGTGGGAGTTCAGTGCGCCTCGGTGCGCTCTGCCATTCTCAATCAGAGCTGGTTATTCTGCTGACCCTATAAGGGACAAGACTGCCCTCTCGGGTCTCCGTGCCACTTCTGaccaaggagaaaagggagatCCAGGGCCTCCGAGCAGAGTGGGCAGGCAGCGTCCGTGCGTGTGGGCCACTGCCACCCTCGGCTGTGGGGGGGTTGgttgctcctga
- the CIRBP gene encoding cold-inducible RNA-binding protein isoform X2, with amino-acid sequence MASDEGKLFVGGLSFDTNEQSLEQVFSKYGQISEVVVVKDRETQRSRGFGFVTFENIDDAKDAMMAMNGKSVDGRQIRVDQAGKSSDNRSRGYRGGSAGGRGFFRGGRGRGRGFSRGGGDRGYGGSRFESRSGGYGGSRDYYSSRSQGGGYDRSSGGSYRDSYDSYATHNE; translated from the exons ATGGCATCAGATGAGGGCAAGCTTTTCGTCGGAGGGCTGAGTTTTGACACCAATGAGCAGTCACTGGAGCAGGTCTTCTCAAAGTATGGACAGATATCTGAAG TGGTGGTCGTGAAAGACAGGGAGACCCAGCGATCCAGGGGCTTTGGGTTTGTCACCTTTGAAAACATCGACGATGCCAAGGACGCCATGATGGCTATGAATGGGAAG TCTGTGGATGGGCGGCAGATCCGGGTGGACCAGGCAGGCAAGTCATCTGATAACCGATCCCGTGGATACCGAGGTGGTTCTGCTGGAGGCCGGGGCTTCTTCCgtgggggccggggccggggccgtgGTTTCTCCAGAG GAGGTGGGGACCGCGGCTATGGGGGGAGCAGGTTCGAGTCCAGGAGTGGGGGCTATGGAGGCTCCAGAGACTACTACAGCAG CCGGAGTCAGGGTGGCGGGTACGACCGGAGCTCTGGCGGGTCCTACAGAGATAGCTACGACAGTTATG CTACACACAACGAGTAA